From a single Planctomycetaceae bacterium genomic region:
- a CDS encoding FAD-dependent oxidoreductase has protein sequence MADNIYDSIIIGAGPAGLAAALYNARDRFKTLVLEKFFPGGQIINTDRIENYPGFENISGPDLTEKLKQQAEKFGAEIKTEEAQKLTKLPDGNIEINCGKKTFIGKSVIITCGSSYRKLGVPGEEEFRNAGAGVSYCGTCDAPFFKGRKVVAVGGGNTAVEEALHVAKFAAELTLVHRRQEFRATPILVEELMQSVSPKGNIKLQLDSVVTAIEGNKKVEKVKVKNVKTNAEEYIPCDGIFIFVGTIPNTDFLKGFVDLTDDGFIKCDQGNLRTKVPGVFVAGDCRVGAAMQLATAVGDGVNAAILMKQYFRDVNWWSKP, from the coding sequence ATGGCGGACAATATTTACGACAGTATAATCATCGGAGCGGGCCCTGCCGGTTTGGCGGCGGCTCTTTACAACGCAAGAGACAGATTTAAAACACTCGTACTAGAAAAATTCTTCCCCGGCGGACAAATCATCAACACCGACAGAATTGAAAACTATCCGGGCTTTGAAAATATCTCCGGCCCCGACCTTACCGAGAAATTAAAACAGCAGGCCGAGAAATTCGGTGCGGAAATAAAAACAGAAGAAGCGCAAAAGCTGACAAAACTGCCGGACGGTAATATCGAGATAAACTGCGGCAAAAAGACGTTTATAGGCAAATCCGTGATAATCACCTGCGGAAGCAGTTATCGCAAACTCGGCGTGCCAGGCGAGGAAGAATTCCGTAACGCAGGCGCAGGCGTGAGCTATTGCGGCACGTGCGACGCTCCGTTTTTCAAGGGCAGGAAAGTCGTCGCAGTCGGCGGCGGAAACACCGCTGTCGAAGAAGCGCTTCATGTCGCAAAATTCGCAGCCGAACTTACTCTCGTCCACAGACGTCAGGAATTTCGCGCAACGCCCATCCTGGTCGAAGAACTTATGCAGAGCGTTTCGCCAAAGGGAAATATTAAACTTCAGCTCGATTCGGTTGTAACAGCGATTGAAGGCAATAAAAAAGTTGAAAAGGTAAAAGTTAAAAACGTAAAGACCAATGCGGAGGAGTACATTCCCTGCGACGGCATTTTTATTTTCGTCGGCACTATTCCCAACACTGACTTCTTAAAGGGATTCGTGGATTTAACAGACGATGGTTTCATTAAGTGCGACCAGGGCAATCTGCGAACGAAAGTTCCCGGCGTTTTCGTAGCCGGCGACTGCCGAGTCGGAGCGGCTATGCAGTTAGCCACCGCTGTCGGCGATGGTGTCAACGCGGCTATTCTGATGAAACAATACTTCCGCGATGTAAACTGGTGGAGTAAACCGTAA
- a CDS encoding citrate/2-methylcitrate synthase yields MADARTPDIEGIVPEKTPKDPFLTELARLAKESNRIDSQLFVKFDVKRGLRNSDGTGVLVGLTEIGDVHGYIINEKEKVAVPGKLRYRGIEIEDLVEGFQKEKRHGFEETAYLLLFGELPKKKDLTKFTHLLGKNRKLPDGFAENMILKAPSDNVMNKLARSVLAAYSYDKTPEDRSLKNVLRQCIGLIARFPTFAAYGYQAKSHYYDGESLYIHTPDEKLSTAENFLMLTRPDKKFTKMEADLLDLCLVLHAEHGGGNNSSFTTHVVTSADTDVYSAIAAAIGSLKGYKHGGANIQVIQMMEDIKQNVKNIESENQVADYLTKIVKKEAFDGSGLIYGLGHAVYTISDPRTELLKGQAQKLAKEKELGWEYDLYSMVERLAPEIFQEIKKSDKKVCPNVDFYSGFVYRMLGIPTSLFTPLFAVARITGWCAHLIEEIVSGGRIIRPAYKCIAEKREYVKTSKR; encoded by the coding sequence ATGGCAGACGCAAGAACTCCGGATATTGAAGGCATTGTGCCGGAAAAGACGCCCAAAGACCCGTTTTTGACAGAATTAGCTCGGCTCGCGAAGGAAAGCAACCGAATCGACTCGCAGCTTTTCGTTAAATTCGACGTCAAACGCGGTCTGCGCAACTCCGATGGTACCGGTGTGCTCGTCGGCCTGACCGAAATCGGCGATGTGCACGGCTATATCATCAACGAAAAAGAAAAAGTCGCTGTGCCGGGCAAACTGCGCTATCGCGGAATCGAAATCGAAGATTTGGTCGAGGGCTTTCAAAAAGAAAAACGCCACGGCTTTGAAGAGACAGCGTACCTGCTTTTGTTCGGTGAACTGCCGAAGAAAAAAGATTTAACGAAATTCACGCACCTGCTCGGCAAAAACAGAAAACTGCCTGACGGCTTTGCGGAAAATATGATTCTCAAAGCGCCGAGCGATAATGTTATGAATAAACTCGCGCGAAGTGTTCTGGCGGCGTATTCGTATGACAAAACGCCCGAAGACCGCTCGCTGAAAAATGTTCTGCGTCAGTGCATAGGCCTAATCGCAAGATTTCCGACGTTTGCCGCTTACGGCTATCAGGCCAAATCGCATTACTATGACGGCGAAAGTCTTTATATTCACACGCCGGACGAGAAGCTCTCGACCGCGGAAAATTTCCTGATGCTGACTCGGCCGGACAAAAAATTCACAAAGATGGAAGCCGATTTGCTCGACCTTTGCCTTGTTCTGCACGCTGAACACGGCGGCGGTAACAATTCATCGTTCACAACGCACGTCGTTACGTCCGCTGATACGGATGTTTACTCTGCGATTGCCGCGGCTATCGGTTCGCTCAAAGGCTACAAACACGGCGGTGCGAATATTCAGGTTATTCAGATGATGGAAGACATCAAGCAGAACGTAAAGAATATCGAAAGTGAAAATCAGGTTGCCGATTATCTTACGAAAATTGTCAAAAAGGAGGCATTCGACGGCAGCGGTTTGATTTACGGTTTGGGTCACGCGGTTTATACGATTTCCGACCCGCGTACCGAATTGCTCAAAGGCCAGGCTCAAAAACTTGCAAAAGAGAAAGAACTTGGTTGGGAATACGATTTGTATTCGATGGTTGAACGGCTCGCTCCGGAAATTTTCCAAGAGATAAAGAAGTCCGACAAGAAAGTTTGTCCGAATGTTGATTTCTATTCAGGCTTTGTTTACAGAATGCTCGGCATACCGACTTCGCTTTTTACTCCGCTTTTCGCGGTTGCGAGAATTACCGGCTGGTGCGCTCATTTGATTGAAGAAATCGTCAGCGGCGGAAGAATTATTCGCCCGGCGTATAAGTGCATTGCTGAAAAACGCGAATATGTAAAAACGTCGAAAAGATAA
- the efp gene encoding elongation factor P, with amino-acid sequence MKAAEMKKGQSIKWDGKLYIIIDFEHVKCGKGGAIFQTKLKSITDGLIANARIRSEEYIEEINLDKRKYEYLYSEPTGHVLMDMETFDQITLDNDAFGDGKKYLLPNTELLVSSYEGKLISVVLPNSVDLKVTDCPPEIKGAAATGQKKTATLETGAVVYVPTFVKVGDVVRVDTRTGDYVTRV; translated from the coding sequence ATGAAGGCAGCAGAAATGAAAAAGGGGCAATCCATCAAATGGGATGGCAAGCTCTACATAATTATCGATTTTGAACACGTCAAGTGCGGCAAAGGCGGCGCGATTTTCCAGACAAAGCTCAAAAGCATTACCGACGGCCTGATTGCCAACGCGCGTATCCGTTCGGAAGAGTACATCGAGGAAATTAATCTTGATAAAAGAAAATATGAATATCTGTATTCCGAGCCGACCGGCCATGTGTTAATGGACATGGAAACGTTCGACCAGATTACGCTAGATAACGACGCTTTCGGCGACGGAAAAAAGTATCTGCTGCCGAACACTGAACTGCTCGTAAGTTCGTATGAAGGCAAGCTGATTTCCGTAGTCCTGCCGAACAGCGTTGACCTCAAGGTTACGGACTGTCCGCCGGAAATTAAGGGCGCAGCAGCGACAGGCCAAAAGAAAACCGCAACGCTGGAAACAGGCGCCGTCGTGTATGTTCCAACGTTCGTTAAAGTTGGCGATGTCGTCCGTGTCGATACGCGAACAGGCGATTACGTTACAAGAGTTTAA